In Acinetobacter sp. TGL-Y2, a genomic segment contains:
- the tsaD gene encoding tRNA (adenosine(37)-N6)-threonylcarbamoyltransferase complex transferase subunit TsaD has product MIVLGLETSCDETGLALYDSEVGLRGQVLYSQIKLHAEYGGVVPELASRDHVRKLIPLINQLLDECQVRKSEIDAIAYTRGPGLMGALMTGALFGRTLAFALNKPAIGVHHMEGHMLAPLLSETPPEFPFVALLVSGGHTQLMAAHGIGQYEILGESIDDAAGEAFDKVAKMMGLPYPGGPNISKLALQGDAKGFDFPRPMLHQGLNFSFSGLKTSVSNQLKKVEGQGREADIAASFQEALVDTLVKKSVKALKQTGLKRLVIAGGVSANSRLRERLEADLAKIKAQVYYAEPALCTDNGAMIAFAGYQRLKAGQQDGLAVTTTPRWPMTELTNPESV; this is encoded by the coding sequence ATGATCGTTTTAGGCTTAGAAACGTCGTGTGATGAAACAGGTCTCGCACTATATGACAGTGAAGTCGGCTTAAGAGGACAGGTGTTATATAGTCAAATTAAACTGCACGCAGAATACGGCGGGGTAGTGCCAGAGCTTGCATCACGTGATCATGTACGTAAATTAATTCCTTTAATCAATCAGTTGCTTGACGAATGTCAGGTTAGAAAATCTGAAATCGATGCGATTGCATATACGCGTGGACCGGGTTTGATGGGTGCGCTGATGACAGGCGCGCTGTTTGGTCGGACTTTGGCCTTTGCTTTAAACAAACCTGCCATTGGCGTGCATCATATGGAAGGTCATATGCTTGCTCCATTATTATCTGAAACTCCACCGGAATTTCCGTTTGTAGCATTGTTGGTTTCGGGTGGTCATACCCAACTCATGGCAGCCCATGGTATTGGTCAATATGAGATTTTGGGTGAGTCGATTGATGATGCCGCTGGTGAAGCATTTGATAAAGTTGCGAAAATGATGGGTTTGCCTTATCCGGGTGGTCCAAATATTTCAAAACTTGCTTTACAGGGGGATGCCAAAGGTTTCGATTTTCCCCGTCCGATGTTGCATCAAGGCTTAAATTTTTCTTTCAGTGGTTTAAAAACGTCAGTATCGAATCAGCTTAAAAAAGTAGAAGGTCAGGGACGTGAGGCAGATATTGCAGCATCTTTCCAAGAGGCTTTGGTGGATACTTTGGTTAAAAAGTCGGTAAAAGCACTTAAGCAAACTGGTTTAAAACGGTTGGTGATTGCAGGTGGCGTGAGTGCCAACAGTCGCTTACGTGAGCGTTTAGAGGCAGACTTGGCCAAGATTAAAGCGCAAGTGTATTATGCTGAACCTGCGCTGTGTACCGATAATGGTGCCATGATTGCCTTTGCAGGATATCAGCGTTTAAAAGCAGGTCAACAAGATGGCTTGGCGGTGACCACTACACCACGCTGGCCCATGACCGAATTGACTAATCCTGAATCAGTTTAA
- the rpsU gene encoding 30S ribosomal protein S21, with translation MPQVKLKEGEPVDVAIRRFKRSCEKAGVLADVRKREFYEKPTQERKRKKAAAVKRYQKKLARESVRTTRLY, from the coding sequence ATGCCACAAGTTAAATTGAAAGAAGGCGAGCCAGTAGACGTAGCGATCCGTCGCTTCAAACGTTCATGCGAAAAAGCTGGTGTTTTAGCAGATGTTCGTAAACGCGAATTCTACGAAAAACCAACTCAAGAACGTAAGCGCAAGAAAGCTGCTGCAGTTAAACGCTACCAAAAGAAATTGGCGCGTGAGTCTGTACGTACAACTCGCCTTTACTAA
- a CDS encoding GatB/YqeY domain-containing protein: MTTLKDQITDALKISMRAKDMATVTVLRGLQAAIKQIEIDERIELDENRVLAVIEKQIKQRKESIKAYEGANRQDLASKEQAEFEIISQFLPAAMTEEELDSVIEQTILAQQATSIKDMGKVMNSLRPIIAGRADPAQVSSKIKAKLA, translated from the coding sequence ATGACGACTTTAAAAGACCAAATTACTGATGCATTGAAAATTTCTATGCGTGCCAAAGATATGGCAACAGTAACGGTTCTGCGTGGTCTCCAAGCAGCAATTAAACAAATTGAAATCGATGAGCGTATTGAACTTGATGAAAATCGAGTTCTTGCGGTCATTGAAAAGCAAATCAAACAACGTAAAGAGTCGATTAAAGCCTATGAAGGCGCTAATCGACAAGACTTAGCTAGTAAGGAACAAGCCGAATTTGAGATTATTTCTCAATTTCTACCAGCCGCTATGACTGAGGAAGAACTTGATTCCGTGATTGAGCAAACTATTCTTGCTCAACAAGCTACTAGCATTAAAGATATGGGTAAGGTGATGAATTCTCTACGTCCGATCATAGCCGGGCGTGCCGATCCTGCACAAGTTTCATCAAAAATTAAAGCGAAACTGGCTTAA
- a CDS encoding M48 family metalloprotease produces MKKIILTLSLSLSSACGLADDFHPVNSPQFDIPDIGSGVGLIDRQKEKMIGEKVYRQVQHQMPVLNNVWLEDQFMTIFTRILSQTQLGSPIGLVMIKDPQINAFAVPGGLFALNSGLITSSKNLDEVAGVMAHEIAHVSQRHFSRSQEAFKGQGLLALAGIIVGAAIASQADGDVGSAVMLGTQAAMIDRQLSYSRNQEREADRIGMQLMYASGYNPQSMADFFETMNRATARVSFLPDFWFTHPLTSQRMSEARLRANQLPRVPYSNTQQEFDVIKWYTAVVSNQTNEIQLNTIARGQNFAGILALSAYHLGRGDYTLAQQQLNIARQLNAEHTLVSLIQADIFLGQNKLDDALKSIISKQRIMPENRVLAYKLADIYLRKNDYAAADRIVNKFVQKNYRDIVGWQLLQRGANMDQDNPMRTVNVLRYRAEAEYWKGAEETAIKSLLHAQRLAKSNNAMSAKIDMRLKEMQSERQQRI; encoded by the coding sequence TTGAAGAAAATCATCCTTACATTGAGTTTAAGTCTAAGTTCTGCATGTGGTCTCGCGGATGATTTTCACCCCGTAAATTCACCTCAATTTGACATCCCAGATATTGGCAGTGGGGTCGGTCTGATCGATCGTCAAAAAGAAAAAATGATTGGTGAGAAAGTTTATCGCCAAGTTCAACATCAAATGCCGGTCTTAAATAATGTCTGGCTTGAAGATCAGTTCATGACCATATTTACGCGCATTTTGAGTCAGACCCAATTGGGTAGCCCCATTGGTCTAGTGATGATTAAAGATCCGCAAATTAATGCATTTGCAGTACCGGGTGGATTGTTTGCCTTAAACAGTGGCTTAATTACCTCGTCCAAAAATCTCGATGAAGTGGCAGGGGTTATGGCACATGAGATTGCGCATGTATCACAGCGCCATTTTAGTCGCTCTCAAGAAGCTTTTAAGGGGCAGGGCTTATTGGCGCTTGCCGGTATTATTGTGGGTGCAGCGATTGCCTCTCAAGCGGATGGCGATGTCGGAAGTGCGGTCATGCTGGGAACGCAAGCTGCGATGATAGATCGGCAGTTGAGTTATAGTCGTAATCAAGAGCGTGAGGCTGACCGTATTGGAATGCAGCTCATGTATGCCTCAGGCTATAACCCACAAAGCATGGCAGATTTTTTTGAAACGATGAATCGTGCGACGGCACGCGTTAGTTTTTTGCCTGACTTTTGGTTTACCCATCCATTGACATCACAGCGTATGAGTGAGGCGCGTTTAAGAGCCAATCAATTGCCACGAGTGCCCTATAGCAATACTCAGCAAGAATTTGATGTGATCAAGTGGTATACCGCTGTGGTCAGTAATCAAACCAATGAAATACAACTCAATACCATTGCCCGCGGTCAAAATTTTGCAGGGATTTTAGCACTGAGTGCTTATCATTTGGGGCGGGGAGACTATACGCTTGCTCAGCAGCAGCTTAATATCGCAAGGCAACTCAATGCTGAACATACGCTAGTCAGCTTAATTCAAGCCGATATTTTTTTAGGGCAAAATAAATTAGATGATGCTTTGAAGAGTATTATCTCAAAGCAAAGAATCATGCCTGAAAATAGAGTTTTAGCTTATAAATTGGCAGATATTTATTTAAGAAAAAATGATTATGCAGCGGCGGATCGCATTGTAAATAAATTCGTTCAAAAGAATTATCGTGATATTGTGGGGTGGCAGTTGTTACAGCGCGGAGCCAATATGGATCAAGATAATCCAATGCGTACGGTTAATGTGCTGCGCTATCGAGCAGAAGCGGAGTATTGGAAAGGCGCAGAAGAAACCGCAATTAAATCGCTATTACATGCGCAGCGTTTGGCGAAAAGCAATAATGCCATGTCTGCCAAAATAGATATGCGTTTAAAAGAAATGCAGAGTGAACGTCAGCAGAGAATTTAG
- a CDS encoding 2-hydroxyacid dehydrogenase codes for MSQNVVVFSQIDPIILEKLHAQYNVICIDPKLGDVNTQIREAVKDADGMIGAGRLLNEKNLETATKLKIISSVSVGYDNYDLNYLHAHNIWLSNTPHVLTETTADLAFGLLMSAARQVAHLDAWTKQGHWTRTAVAVQFGQDIFGKTLGIIGLGHIGAAIARRGFHGFNMNILYHNRNEKIELAESLGATYCGLDELLTQSDFVVVAVDLNSDSKALMGAKQFASMQKHAVFVNIARGSVVDESALVDALKQKQIFAAGLDVYQKEPLQSSALFELDNVVTLPHVGSATAETRFKMANLAYQNLVDALEGRIPKYLVNPQH; via the coding sequence ATGAGTCAGAATGTTGTCGTATTTAGCCAAATTGATCCGATTATTTTAGAAAAATTACACGCTCAATATAATGTAATTTGTATTGATCCAAAGCTGGGTGATGTCAATACACAAATCCGTGAAGCGGTCAAAGATGCAGATGGCATGATTGGCGCAGGTCGACTTCTGAATGAAAAAAACTTAGAGACCGCCACGAAACTGAAAATAATTTCTTCAGTCAGTGTAGGGTATGACAATTATGACCTTAATTATCTCCATGCTCACAATATTTGGCTATCTAATACGCCTCATGTCCTCACCGAAACCACAGCCGATTTAGCCTTTGGTTTGCTGATGAGTGCCGCGCGTCAAGTTGCTCATTTAGATGCTTGGACCAAGCAAGGTCATTGGACACGAACAGCGGTTGCTGTACAGTTTGGTCAAGATATTTTTGGAAAAACGCTGGGCATTATTGGCTTAGGTCATATTGGTGCTGCAATTGCTAGGCGCGGATTTCATGGCTTTAATATGAATATTTTGTACCACAACCGTAATGAAAAAATTGAATTGGCAGAGTCACTTGGTGCGACATATTGTGGTTTAGATGAATTATTAACTCAATCGGACTTTGTTGTGGTCGCGGTGGATTTAAATTCGGATTCAAAAGCACTGATGGGTGCTAAGCAATTTGCCTCAATGCAAAAGCATGCAGTTTTTGTCAATATTGCACGCGGTTCAGTCGTCGACGAATCAGCACTCGTGGATGCTTTAAAACAAAAGCAAATTTTCGCCGCGGGACTGGATGTCTATCAAAAAGAACCTTTACAAAGCTCAGCGTTATTTGAGTTAGATAATGTTGTGACACTGCCACATGTTGGTTCAGCAACAGCTGAAACACGCTTTAAAATGGCCAATTTGGCCTATCAGAACCTAGTAGATGCCTTAGAAGGTCGCATACCCAAATATCTCGTAAATCCTCAGCATTAA